A stretch of Henckelia pumila isolate YLH828 chromosome 4, ASM3356847v2, whole genome shotgun sequence DNA encodes these proteins:
- the LOC140862976 gene encoding ABC transporter I family member 11, chloroplastic isoform X1 — translation MAIVRIPLSSAFGSPIGSPSSSSRFSSNSVAFRVPRISCNYSCFEIKDVSYRPPGTKIDLLNRISFSLPEKSFGLIFGQSGSGKTTLLQLIAGLSKPTSGSIYVQRYGDDGHPNYSPEMLHPGKVGIVFQFPERYFVADSILDEIIFAWPRQRGGLQLRELLASRLQKVMTSVGLTGISLDKDPQSLSGGYKRRLALAIQLVQTPDLLVLDEPLAGLDWKARADVVKLLKDLKKELTFLVVSHDLKELASLVDWSWRMETGGILRSECRPD, via the exons ATGGCGATTGTCCGAATCCCATTGTCGTCTGCATTTGGTTCACCTATTGGATCCCCATCGTCTTCTTCTCGCTTTAG TTCGAATTCAGTGGCATTTAGAGTACCAAGAATTTCCTGCAATTATTCATGCTTCGAG ATAAAGGATGTCAGTTATCGACCTCCAGGCACCAAGATTGATCTCTTGAACAGAATTAGTTTCTCCCTTCCAGAAAAAAG TTTTGGGTTGATCTTTGGACAAAGTGGAAGTGGAAAAACTACTCTTTTGCAG CTAATTGCTGGGTTGAGCAAACCAACATCAGGCTCCATCTATGTTCAAAGATATGGCGACGATGGCCATCCTAATTATTCTCCTGAAATGTTACACCCAGGAAAAGTTGGTATCGTATTCCAATTTCCAGAAAG ATATTTTGTTGCAGACAGCATTCTTGATGAAATAATATTCGCGTGGCCAAGACAACGAGGTGGCCTTCAGTTGAGGGAGCTTCTTGCTTCGAGACTCCAAAAAGTCATGACTTCG GTTGGTCTAACTGGAATCTCATTGGACAAAGATCCTCAATCTCTAAGTGGTGGATACAAACGCAGGCTTGCTCTAGCAATTCAGCTA GTGCAAACTCCTGACCTATTAGTGTTGGACGAGCCTCTTGCTGGACTAG ATTGGAAGGCCCGTGCAGATGTTGTCAAATTGTTGAAAGACCTAAAGAAAGAGCTGACGTTTCTTGTTGTTAGTCATGACCTTAA AGAATTGGCATCTCTTGTAGATTGGTCCTGGAGGATGGAAACTGGGGGAATCTTGAGGAGTGAATGCCGACCTGATTGA
- the LOC140862976 gene encoding ABC transporter I family member 11, chloroplastic isoform X3 — MAIVRIPLSSAFGSPIGSPSSSSRFSSNSVAFRVPRISCNYSCFEIKDVSYRPPGTKIDLLNRISFSLPEKSFGLIFGQSGSGKTTLLQLIAGLSKPTSGSIYVQRYGDDGHPNYSPEMLHPGKVGIVFQFPERYFVADSILDEIIFAWPRQRGGLQLRELLASRLQKVMTSVGLTGISLDKDPQSLSGGYKRRLALAIQLVQTPDLLVLDEPLAGLENWHLL; from the exons ATGGCGATTGTCCGAATCCCATTGTCGTCTGCATTTGGTTCACCTATTGGATCCCCATCGTCTTCTTCTCGCTTTAG TTCGAATTCAGTGGCATTTAGAGTACCAAGAATTTCCTGCAATTATTCATGCTTCGAG ATAAAGGATGTCAGTTATCGACCTCCAGGCACCAAGATTGATCTCTTGAACAGAATTAGTTTCTCCCTTCCAGAAAAAAG TTTTGGGTTGATCTTTGGACAAAGTGGAAGTGGAAAAACTACTCTTTTGCAG CTAATTGCTGGGTTGAGCAAACCAACATCAGGCTCCATCTATGTTCAAAGATATGGCGACGATGGCCATCCTAATTATTCTCCTGAAATGTTACACCCAGGAAAAGTTGGTATCGTATTCCAATTTCCAGAAAG ATATTTTGTTGCAGACAGCATTCTTGATGAAATAATATTCGCGTGGCCAAGACAACGAGGTGGCCTTCAGTTGAGGGAGCTTCTTGCTTCGAGACTCCAAAAAGTCATGACTTCG GTTGGTCTAACTGGAATCTCATTGGACAAAGATCCTCAATCTCTAAGTGGTGGATACAAACGCAGGCTTGCTCTAGCAATTCAGCTA GTGCAAACTCCTGACCTATTAGTGTTGGACGAGCCTCTTGCTGGACTAG AGAATTGGCATCTCTTGTAG
- the LOC140862976 gene encoding ABC transporter I family member 11, chloroplastic isoform X2, whose translation MAIVRIPLSSAFGSPIGSPSSSSRFSSNSVAFRVPRISCNYSCFEIKDVSYRPPGTKIDLLNRISFSLPEKSFGLIFGQSGSGKTTLLQLIAGLSKPTSGSIYVQRYGDDGHPNYSPEMLHPGKVGIVFQFPERYFVADSILDEIIFAWPRQRGGLQLRELLASRLQKVMTSVGLTGISLDKDPQSLSGGYKRRLALAIQLVQTPDLLVLDEPLAGLDWKARADVVKLLKDLKKELTFLVVSHDLK comes from the exons ATGGCGATTGTCCGAATCCCATTGTCGTCTGCATTTGGTTCACCTATTGGATCCCCATCGTCTTCTTCTCGCTTTAG TTCGAATTCAGTGGCATTTAGAGTACCAAGAATTTCCTGCAATTATTCATGCTTCGAG ATAAAGGATGTCAGTTATCGACCTCCAGGCACCAAGATTGATCTCTTGAACAGAATTAGTTTCTCCCTTCCAGAAAAAAG TTTTGGGTTGATCTTTGGACAAAGTGGAAGTGGAAAAACTACTCTTTTGCAG CTAATTGCTGGGTTGAGCAAACCAACATCAGGCTCCATCTATGTTCAAAGATATGGCGACGATGGCCATCCTAATTATTCTCCTGAAATGTTACACCCAGGAAAAGTTGGTATCGTATTCCAATTTCCAGAAAG ATATTTTGTTGCAGACAGCATTCTTGATGAAATAATATTCGCGTGGCCAAGACAACGAGGTGGCCTTCAGTTGAGGGAGCTTCTTGCTTCGAGACTCCAAAAAGTCATGACTTCG GTTGGTCTAACTGGAATCTCATTGGACAAAGATCCTCAATCTCTAAGTGGTGGATACAAACGCAGGCTTGCTCTAGCAATTCAGCTA GTGCAAACTCCTGACCTATTAGTGTTGGACGAGCCTCTTGCTGGACTAG ATTGGAAGGCCCGTGCAGATGTTGTCAAATTGTTGAAAGACCTAAAGAAAGAGCTGACGTTTCTTGTTGTTAGTCATGACCTTAAGTAA